The following proteins come from a genomic window of Salvia hispanica cultivar TCC Black 2014 chromosome 4, UniMelb_Shisp_WGS_1.0, whole genome shotgun sequence:
- the LOC125218544 gene encoding zinc finger protein ZAT10-like produces the protein MALEALNSPTTPAPPSFTAASLEPWSKGKRSKRSRSSDRHDHPTEEEYLALCLIMLARSSTAAPLPPPAALVYKCSVCSKAFGSYQALGGHKASHRNKLSSGAGADEHSTTSASAVTSTSGSGGGRVHECSICHKCFPSGQALGGHKRCHYEGGSSVVSSSEGVGSTVTHRDFDLNLPPFPEFWQRFGGEDEVESPHPAKKARLSPAKLELV, from the coding sequence atgGCCCTCGAAGCTCTCAACTCTCCCACCACTCCGGCGCCGCCGTCGTTCACCGCCGCCTCCCTCGAGCCGTGGTCCAAGGGCAAGCGGTCGAAGCGCTCCCGCAGCTCCGACCGCCACGATCACCCCACGGAGGAGGAATACCTCGCTCTCTGCCTCATCATGCTTGCCCGCTCATCCACGGCGGCGCCACTCCCTCCGCCGGCGGCGCTGGTCTACAAGTGCTCGGTCTGTAGCAAGGCGTTTGGGTCCTACCAAGCCTTGGGCGGCCACAAAGCCAGCCACCGCAACAAGCTCAGCTCCGGCGCCGGCGCAGACGAGCACTCCAccacctccgcctccgccgtCACGTCGACCtccggcagcggcggcgggaGAGTCCACGAGTGCTCCATCTGCCACAAGTGCTTCCCCAGCGGCCAGGCCTTGGGCGGCCACAAGCGCTGCCACTACGAGGGCGGAAGCAGCGTGGTCAGCTCGTCGGAGGGAGTGGGGTCCACCGTCACCCACCGCGATTTCGACCTGAATTTGCCGCCGTTCCCGGAATTCTGGCAGAGATTCGGAGGCGAGGACGAAGTCGAAAGCCCGCACCCGGCGAAGAAGGCGCGGCTGTCGCCGGCGAAGTTGGAATTGGTCTGA